A single genomic interval of Deltaproteobacteria bacterium harbors:
- a CDS encoding VPLPA-CTERM sorting domain-containing protein — MRKSLGFLLVGLFVFSMTGWAFATTYTFNPSPSADLWDLDHEKYYTWGINWSIPDGEIIESASLFFDNIRNFDSGPNDLWVHLLDSAAAGVVVGTDNQGGGDYFSGQGILLNHWQNLPATAHDITYDFTAGQLADLNAFFADGNAGLGFDPDCHFYNSGITLTIETAQVPIPAALWLLGSGLLGLIGIRRTKNR; from the coding sequence ATGAGAAAAAGTTTGGGTTTCCTGTTGGTAGGTTTGTTTGTTTTTTCCATGACCGGGTGGGCTTTCGCTACCACTTATACGTTCAACCCATCCCCCAGTGCGGATCTTTGGGACCTAGATCATGAAAAATACTATACCTGGGGTATAAACTGGTCGATACCGGATGGTGAAATCATCGAAAGCGCTTCCCTGTTTTTCGATAACATCCGAAACTTTGACTCGGGACCGAATGATCTATGGGTCCATTTGTTGGATTCAGCAGCGGCAGGAGTAGTGGTTGGAACGGACAATCAAGGCGGAGGCGATTACTTCTCCGGTCAGGGGATACTCTTGAACCACTGGCAGAACCTGCCGGCCACGGCTCACGACATTACTTATGATTTCACTGCCGGCCAACTTGCCGACCTGAACGCCTTTTTCGCGGATGGAAACGCCGGCCTTGGTTTCGACCCGGATTGTCATTTTTACAACAGTGGGATCACGTTAACGATCGAGACGGCTCAGGTCCCGATCCCGGCTGCCCTATGGCTTCTGGGCTCCGGGCTGCTGGGTCTGATCGGTATCAGACGCACAAAAAACAGGTAG